One window of the Thermococcus sp. P6 genome contains the following:
- a CDS encoding undecaprenyl-diphosphate phosphatase: MNVLDYLTPAVSGVVVALSSLFPISPEGYSVLKSLEALTPACGDYIVSAYLGVTFALLFNFRNEIGSGSQRVLRGIPDPDMRYLLYSTVFTLLIGYPLLTNNGIPLSPRTADLINAVTGALILSLMGRPGRKTEWGEEEKTLVGSIVSGSLQGGALIGALSRSGLTFLGLLVTGIPVKKALKLSFLTAPTYFVLKLAFVGWQLKLPVPLLFTAFLTAFLTGMVTIKALFRAVDVLGERGFLILFGSLPVIVYLMEVIL; this comes from the coding sequence ATGAATGTCCTTGATTACTTAACCCCCGCGGTCTCGGGCGTTGTCGTTGCACTGTCATCACTTTTCCCGATTAGCCCGGAAGGCTATTCCGTCCTGAAGTCCCTCGAGGCCTTAACTCCAGCCTGCGGTGATTACATCGTCTCCGCGTACCTCGGCGTGACCTTTGCCCTTCTCTTCAACTTCAGGAACGAGATCGGATCCGGGTCTCAGAGGGTCCTGCGGGGAATACCCGATCCGGATATGCGGTATCTCCTCTACTCCACCGTTTTCACCCTTCTGATAGGCTACCCCCTGCTTACCAACAACGGGATACCCCTCTCCCCCCGAACCGCAGACCTCATCAACGCCGTAACCGGGGCCCTAATCCTCTCCCTGATGGGTCGCCCCGGCAGGAAGACCGAATGGGGGGAGGAAGAGAAAACTCTTGTGGGCTCGATCGTCTCAGGTTCACTTCAGGGGGGTGCCCTCATCGGGGCCCTTTCCAGGAGCGGACTGACCTTCCTCGGTCTCCTCGTTACCGGGATCCCGGTTAAGAAGGCCCTCAAACTGAGCTTCCTCACGGCCCCGACCTACTTCGTACTGAAGCTGGCTTTTGTCGGCTGGCAATTGAAGCTTCCGGTCCCACTCCTCTTTACGGCCTTCCTGACGGCCTTTCTAACGGGTATGGTGACCATAAAAGCCCTGTTCAGGGCCGTTGACGTTCTCGGAGAAAGGGGGTTCCTGATCCTCTTCGGCTCGTTACCCGTCATAGTGTACCTGATGGAGGTGATCCTTTGA
- the glmU gene encoding bifunctional sugar-1-phosphate nucleotidylyltransferase/acetyltransferase, producing the protein MKGVVLAAGKGERLQPLTDDRPKVLLKVANRPIIEYVLENLDPFVDEFVIIVRYEKEKLIKALGDEFNGKPITYIDQLPGEGTAKAIESARDLIDEEFIVANGDVYLEVDGLKELVGTFRREKADAAVLVKELDDLSHFGKVDTRGNLVSGIREKPGGVSGYANLGLYAFKPEVFEFLERTPLSGRGEYEVTDTINLMVEAGKKVVYALYSGYWNDVGRPWNLLELNEYLLKTKLRHSVRGKVEEGAVLVPPVEIGEGTVVRSGAYIIGPVKIGRNSRIGPNCFIRPYTSIGDNCHVGNAVEVKNSIIMDHSNAPHLNYVGDSIIGENTNLGAGTITANLRHDGKAVKVEVKGKLESSGRKKLGAIIGHNVKVGINVSIYPGRKIGSNSLVGPGVVVDRNIPEGSLVVVKQEKVVKA; encoded by the coding sequence TTGAAAGGAGTCGTTCTCGCAGCCGGAAAGGGCGAAAGGCTGCAACCTCTAACCGATGACAGGCCAAAGGTGTTGCTCAAAGTTGCAAACAGGCCAATAATCGAGTACGTACTCGAGAACCTCGATCCCTTCGTGGACGAGTTCGTGATAATCGTCCGCTACGAGAAGGAAAAGCTAATCAAAGCCCTTGGGGACGAGTTCAACGGAAAACCCATAACCTACATCGATCAGCTGCCCGGGGAAGGCACCGCGAAGGCCATAGAGTCGGCCCGCGATCTGATCGATGAGGAGTTCATAGTGGCGAACGGCGACGTCTATCTCGAGGTGGATGGCCTGAAGGAGCTCGTGGGGACCTTCAGAAGGGAGAAGGCCGATGCCGCCGTCCTCGTGAAAGAACTCGACGATTTGAGCCATTTTGGAAAGGTTGATACCCGGGGGAACCTTGTCTCCGGAATAAGGGAGAAACCGGGGGGGGTTTCCGGTTACGCCAACCTCGGCCTCTACGCCTTCAAACCGGAGGTCTTTGAGTTCCTCGAGAGGACCCCCCTCAGCGGGCGCGGGGAGTACGAGGTAACGGACACGATAAACCTCATGGTGGAAGCCGGGAAGAAGGTTGTCTACGCCCTTTACTCCGGCTACTGGAACGATGTTGGGAGACCCTGGAACCTTCTTGAACTGAACGAGTACCTCCTGAAGACCAAACTGCGGCACAGCGTCAGGGGAAAGGTCGAGGAGGGAGCGGTACTGGTTCCACCCGTTGAAATCGGCGAGGGCACGGTTGTTAGGAGCGGAGCCTACATAATCGGCCCCGTGAAGATAGGCAGGAACTCCCGCATAGGTCCCAACTGCTTCATAAGGCCCTACACGAGCATAGGGGACAACTGCCACGTGGGCAACGCCGTCGAGGTCAAGAACTCGATAATCATGGACCACAGCAACGCCCCCCACCTCAACTACGTCGGGGACTCCATAATCGGAGAGAACACGAACCTCGGTGCGGGCACGATCACCGCAAACCTGAGGCACGACGGAAAGGCGGTAAAAGTAGAGGTGAAGGGTAAGCTTGAGAGCTCTGGAAGGAAGAAGCTCGGGGCCATAATCGGCCACAACGTCAAGGTGGGCATAAACGTCAGCATCTACCCCGGCAGGAAGATAGGGAGCAACTCCCTCGTCGGACCCGGCGTTGTAGTTGATCGTAACATCCCGGAGGGAAGCCTCGTGGTGGTAAAGCAGGAAAAGGTGGTGAAGGCATGA
- the map gene encoding type II methionyl aminopeptidase has protein sequence MDERDALIKAGKIARQVKKEVRDMIKPGVKLYDIAEFVERRIVELGGKPAFPCNLSINEVAAHYTPYRGDETVLKEGDYLKVDLGVHVDGYIADTALTFRVGMEEDELMEASKEALENAISVVRAGVRISEIGRTVEETIRSRGFNPIVNLSGHKIERYKLHAGVSIPNVYRPDDNYVLKEGDVIAIEPFATTGAGRVVEVPPALIFMYLRDRPVRMPGARRLLAHIRREYRTLPFAYRWLQDLMPEGQLKIALTQLDRAGAIYSYRILREVRGGLVSQFEHTVIVEKDSAYVTT, from the coding sequence TTGGATGAAAGGGATGCCCTCATAAAGGCCGGAAAGATAGCGAGGCAGGTAAAGAAGGAAGTCCGGGACATGATAAAACCGGGAGTTAAGCTCTACGATATCGCGGAGTTCGTGGAAAGACGCATAGTCGAGCTCGGTGGAAAACCGGCTTTCCCCTGCAACCTTTCAATAAACGAGGTGGCGGCACACTACACGCCCTACAGGGGCGATGAGACGGTTCTCAAAGAGGGGGATTACCTGAAGGTGGACCTCGGGGTTCACGTTGACGGCTACATAGCGGACACAGCGTTAACCTTCAGGGTTGGCATGGAGGAGGACGAACTGATGGAGGCATCGAAGGAGGCCCTTGAAAACGCCATCAGCGTGGTGCGCGCCGGGGTGAGGATCAGCGAGATCGGAAGGACCGTGGAGGAAACCATAAGATCCCGGGGCTTCAATCCGATAGTCAACCTCAGCGGCCACAAGATAGAGCGCTACAAACTCCACGCGGGTGTAAGCATACCCAACGTCTACAGGCCGGACGATAACTACGTGCTCAAGGAGGGGGATGTGATAGCCATAGAACCCTTCGCCACCACCGGAGCGGGCCGGGTTGTGGAGGTTCCACCGGCGCTCATATTCATGTACCTTCGCGACAGGCCCGTGAGAATGCCCGGAGCGAGAAGGCTGCTGGCCCACATAAGGAGGGAATACCGGACCCTGCCCTTTGCCTACCGCTGGCTTCAGGATTTAATGCCCGAGGGACAGCTTAAAATCGCACTGACCCAGCTCGACAGGGCGGGGGCGATATACTCCTACAGGATCCTCAGGGAAGTCCGCGGGGGTCTCGTGAGCCAGTTTGAACATACTGTCATAGTGGAGAAGGATTCCGCGTACGTAACCACCTGA
- the cyaB gene encoding class IV adenylate cyclase: MIEVELKGYADEGIFERVRKSFECIRREYHEDTYFNHPCRDFGKTDEALRIRIKRFDGHLEAFLTYKGPRMEETSKTRKELEVQINDPEEHARVLKSLGFTEVLTVRKTRERYYVDRGITIALDEVNGLGKFVEIEYLTGKEDEVKKIVGELREILKSLGVKRFERRSYLELMLEKGVSNGHT, encoded by the coding sequence ATGATAGAGGTTGAGCTCAAGGGGTACGCGGACGAAGGGATTTTCGAGCGCGTTAGGAAGAGTTTCGAGTGCATACGCAGGGAGTACCATGAGGACACCTACTTCAACCATCCGTGCAGGGATTTCGGGAAGACGGATGAAGCCCTTAGGATAAGGATAAAGCGTTTCGACGGTCATCTCGAGGCTTTTCTAACCTACAAGGGGCCCAGAATGGAGGAAACCTCGAAAACCCGGAAGGAACTTGAGGTCCAGATAAACGATCCGGAGGAACACGCGAGGGTGCTCAAAAGCCTCGGCTTCACGGAGGTCCTCACCGTCAGGAAGACCCGGGAAAGATACTACGTTGACAGGGGGATTACGATAGCCCTCGACGAGGTCAACGGCCTTGGGAAGTTCGTGGAGATCGAATACCTGACCGGGAAGGAGGACGAGGTTAAGAAGATCGTGGGGGAACTCAGGGAAATCCTTAAATCTCTTGGAGTCAAGAGATTTGAGAGGCGTTCTTACCTCGAGCTGATGCTTGAGAAGGGGGTGTCTAATGGGCATACTTGA
- a CDS encoding DUF835 domain-containing protein — translation MNWDLFISYLNFVSRWYLFIAVAYKAYQTRDKAWVLLSAALFINALDVESYILSPLGIQITGEVYDVVSQLPNFYIAVLLFWGALHLKYGTSRLMDTVLLSTFVVESYVWMFLVAAGVFQDNFALKTSFPLFAYSSGLVYFGKVLREREISGRGIESLFPWGMMLLGLLNFTYPFIRNVEELARAAFFLAALFRLSATVGALKFVFIPIPEEKVARAPTTIMPGAFIRSPREGLDDLLGDTRDVPNLVLITREGAEAVKEKLHPNALVFWVTRIAEGEVLSSPRVYAISPTRIDILTDLVAKAIDRGYRVLYVDALEYLVVENGFESTLKFLLNVKDRVLVANGTMVLIVDPEALKPSQRRILEREFQGG, via the coding sequence ATGAACTGGGACCTGTTCATCTCCTACCTCAACTTCGTCTCAAGGTGGTACCTTTTCATAGCGGTTGCCTACAAGGCCTATCAGACGAGGGATAAAGCGTGGGTTCTGCTGAGCGCGGCCCTCTTCATAAACGCACTGGACGTTGAGAGCTACATCCTCTCCCCCCTCGGGATCCAGATAACCGGTGAGGTTTACGACGTCGTCTCCCAGCTCCCCAACTTCTACATAGCCGTTTTACTCTTCTGGGGTGCCCTCCACCTCAAGTACGGCACGAGCAGGCTCATGGATACCGTACTCCTCTCGACGTTCGTGGTAGAATCCTACGTCTGGATGTTCCTCGTGGCAGCCGGCGTTTTTCAGGACAACTTCGCACTCAAAACCTCTTTTCCCCTATTCGCCTACAGTTCTGGCCTCGTTTACTTCGGAAAGGTCCTCAGGGAGAGGGAGATATCGGGCAGGGGTATTGAGTCCCTCTTCCCGTGGGGGATGATGCTCCTTGGACTGCTCAACTTCACCTACCCCTTCATAAGGAACGTTGAGGAACTGGCCAGAGCGGCCTTTTTCCTCGCCGCCCTCTTCAGACTGAGCGCGACCGTTGGGGCCCTTAAGTTCGTCTTTATCCCGATTCCGGAGGAAAAGGTCGCAAGAGCGCCGACAACGATAATGCCCGGGGCCTTTATACGCTCTCCCAGAGAGGGACTGGACGACCTGCTCGGGGATACAAGAGACGTTCCAAATCTCGTTTTGATAACCCGGGAAGGAGCAGAGGCCGTTAAGGAAAAACTGCATCCCAATGCCCTCGTGTTCTGGGTCACAAGGATAGCCGAGGGGGAGGTACTTTCCTCCCCGAGGGTTTATGCAATAAGCCCCACGAGGATCGACATACTGACGGATCTGGTGGCAAAGGCCATTGACAGGGGCTACCGCGTCCTGTACGTTGACGCCCTCGAGTACCTGGTGGTGGAGAACGGCTTCGAGAGCACCCTGAAGTTCCTCCTCAACGTGAAGGACCGCGTGCTCGTTGCGAACGGCACCATGGTCCTCATAGTTGACCCGGAGGCCCTGAAACCGTCGCAGAGAAGGATACTGGAGAGGGAATTTCAGGGGGGATGA
- a CDS encoding NOG1 family protein, protein MKNPFEKMPTVLTADELIDKAFRRAEKAASAATPRGGPRARARWREELRVRTVSNVIRDNLEKLLRRTPGVSELPTFYRELVDTLVERDQFHRSLARVNWAIKTVRNLEARHALKIRYSRDPEEMARLRRAFYGRVADVLRDIANDLEYLNRARNVLKDLPVVDLELPTVVIAGHPNVGKSTILRALTNAKPEVASYPFTTKGINVGQFEEHYLRYQVIDTPGLLDRPLSERNEVERQAILALKHLGDVILYVFDPSEYCGYPVEEQLHLFEEIHREFGELPFVVVLNKADVAEEGNMRTVEEFVREKGFEPIRVSALKGEGLDVLRKRVIELVRPMVEEHARRIMEAELERYREEPGL, encoded by the coding sequence ATGAAGAATCCCTTTGAAAAGATGCCGACTGTGCTTACGGCCGATGAACTCATCGATAAAGCTTTCAGGAGGGCCGAGAAGGCCGCTTCAGCCGCCACTCCGAGGGGGGGCCCGAGGGCCAGGGCGAGATGGAGGGAGGAGCTCCGCGTTAGAACGGTCTCGAACGTTATCAGGGACAACCTCGAAAAACTCCTGAGGAGAACGCCCGGGGTTTCGGAACTGCCCACCTTCTACAGGGAACTCGTTGATACCCTCGTGGAGAGGGACCAGTTCCACCGTTCCCTCGCGAGGGTCAACTGGGCGATAAAGACGGTAAGGAACCTTGAAGCGAGGCACGCCCTAAAGATACGCTATTCTCGGGATCCTGAAGAGATGGCCCGGCTCAGAAGGGCCTTTTACGGAAGGGTTGCGGACGTTCTGAGGGACATAGCTAACGACCTCGAATACCTCAACAGGGCCAGAAACGTGCTCAAAGACCTTCCCGTCGTGGACCTTGAGCTCCCCACCGTTGTGATAGCCGGCCATCCTAACGTGGGTAAGAGCACGATCTTACGGGCCCTCACGAACGCGAAGCCCGAGGTGGCAAGCTACCCCTTCACCACGAAGGGCATAAACGTCGGTCAGTTCGAGGAGCACTACCTCAGGTATCAGGTCATAGACACCCCCGGATTGCTCGACAGACCGCTGAGCGAGAGGAACGAGGTGGAGAGGCAGGCCATTCTGGCTCTAAAGCATCTCGGCGACGTTATCCTTTACGTCTTCGATCCCAGCGAGTACTGCGGTTATCCTGTGGAGGAGCAGCTCCACCTCTTCGAGGAAATCCACAGGGAGTTTGGGGAGCTTCCCTTCGTGGTCGTCCTTAACAAGGCGGACGTGGCTGAAGAGGGGAATATGAGAACCGTTGAGGAGTTCGTCAGGGAGAAGGGCTTTGAACCCATCAGGGTTTCGGCGCTGAAGGGCGAGGGTCTCGACGTGCTCAGGAAGAGGGTCATCGAACTGGTGAGACCGATGGTCGAGGAGCACGCCAGAAGGATAATGGAAGCGGAGCTGGAGAGATACCGGGAAGAACCCGGACTTTGA
- a CDS encoding TrkH family potassium uptake protein — MFQSRKYINLSNDTFVIKSLIGPILEGVGLAYFFPVLLLWFYPDEIGYAPYFAAPGALLILLGAWLGRHEEQVEDVNLRQAMVAAAFTWLFASFASVVPFMYMAGMSFVDSYFESMSAWTGTGLTVMRNLESYPHILLFWRAWMQWLGGIGIVLVALTVLIHPGVAAARLYRAEARSERILPNLVSTSKVIFQIYLLLTLVGVYLYYINGMPLFDAFIHSMTGLGTGGMSNHDLSIGYFNSTAIEAVTIFLMIMGAVNFTVHYRLFKSRHLRPFFEDVQVRYMFVFLLPAVGITAFNLTQAGSSVADALRGAVFHSVSAITCTGFGIADLSKYPELAKFILGILMVVGGGAGSTAGGIKLIRVVLMYESLKWTIQSAILPRGAVIKRKVGSYIFTEEDVQEVTGFTITYLAFLLFGTVYTMLRMKTGLVDSFFEVASAQGNVGLSVGITSPSMPVDMKVLLVLHMWIGRLEIFSTLVFIISVFFLAPRMVKRK; from the coding sequence ATGTTCCAGAGCCGTAAGTACATCAACCTCTCCAACGATACCTTCGTCATCAAAAGCCTCATCGGGCCGATCCTTGAGGGCGTGGGGCTCGCCTACTTCTTCCCCGTGTTACTCCTGTGGTTCTATCCGGATGAAATTGGTTACGCCCCCTACTTCGCGGCTCCCGGAGCCCTTTTGATCCTTCTGGGAGCGTGGCTCGGGAGACATGAGGAACAGGTGGAGGACGTGAACCTGAGGCAGGCAATGGTGGCCGCGGCCTTTACGTGGCTCTTTGCGTCCTTCGCAAGTGTCGTACCCTTCATGTACATGGCCGGAATGTCCTTCGTGGATTCCTACTTCGAGAGCATGAGCGCATGGACGGGTACGGGTTTAACCGTGATGAGGAATCTGGAGAGTTACCCTCACATCCTCCTCTTCTGGCGTGCGTGGATGCAGTGGCTCGGGGGAATAGGTATCGTACTCGTCGCGTTAACCGTTCTCATCCACCCGGGGGTCGCGGCCGCGAGGCTCTACAGGGCCGAGGCGCGGAGCGAGAGGATACTCCCCAATCTCGTCAGCACCTCCAAGGTCATCTTCCAGATATACCTCCTCCTCACCCTCGTGGGTGTCTACCTCTACTACATAAACGGAATGCCCCTCTTCGATGCCTTCATACACTCCATGACCGGCCTTGGAACGGGTGGTATGAGCAACCACGACCTCAGCATCGGTTACTTCAACAGCACCGCCATAGAGGCCGTTACCATCTTCCTGATGATAATGGGTGCCGTAAACTTCACGGTCCACTACCGTCTCTTCAAGAGCAGGCATCTGAGGCCCTTCTTCGAGGACGTTCAGGTCAGGTACATGTTCGTCTTCCTGCTCCCCGCCGTGGGGATAACGGCCTTCAACCTCACACAGGCCGGAAGCAGCGTTGCCGATGCCCTGAGGGGGGCTGTTTTCCACTCGGTTTCGGCCATAACGTGCACCGGGTTCGGGATCGCCGACCTGAGCAAATACCCCGAACTTGCCAAGTTCATCCTGGGAATCCTCATGGTGGTGGGGGGTGGCGCCGGAAGCACTGCCGGCGGCATAAAGCTGATACGCGTCGTTTTGATGTACGAAAGCCTGAAATGGACAATTCAAAGCGCCATCCTGCCAAGGGGCGCCGTCATAAAGAGGAAGGTGGGCAGCTACATCTTCACCGAGGAGGACGTTCAGGAGGTCACCGGCTTCACAATAACGTATCTGGCCTTCCTTCTGTTCGGGACCGTCTACACCATGCTCCGCATGAAAACGGGTCTCGTGGATTCGTTCTTTGAGGTGGCCTCCGCTCAGGGCAACGTCGGTCTCAGCGTGGGCATAACCTCCCCCTCCATGCCCGTCGATATGAAGGTCCTCCTCGTGCTCCACATGTGGATCGGAAGGCTGGAGATCTTCTCAACCCTCGTCTTCATCATAAGCGTGTTTTTCCTCGCTCCACGGATGGTGAAAAGGAAATGA
- a CDS encoding CBS domain-containing protein, whose protein sequence is MVGIRVEEVMTDRFRKIDINAPLSEAIGIFEKEDPDLILVFDGDTYKGVLTQDLIIRSHLKWDPTRAKVKDAYKPAPVIEPDEDLSRAAKLMIETDLRSLPVGRDRTKIMGVISDLELLKRMTMGEFGKRKVEEFMTKDVVTLGPDDTVAKAFATMRDHAISRIPVVNERGRLEGLVTLHDLIVRFIKPRFRAQYGEVAGEKVPPFSMKLREVMIRGVITTFPDSTLREAVATMIDNDIDGLIVVDKEDRVKGVLTVKDVLLPISRMVEKEARFYLQLGGDASVLSDFTRERIVEDVRDFVDGYEDLLGQEGIIYLYIRRFNERFRGVHLYQARMRVATDRGVFVATGESWGAIQAVHDALRAIERQILQKAKLEKDPHYYRRFLQKMGLG, encoded by the coding sequence ATGGTCGGCATTCGCGTGGAGGAGGTTATGACCGACAGGTTCAGGAAGATAGACATCAACGCCCCGCTTTCTGAAGCGATTGGAATCTTTGAAAAGGAGGATCCCGACCTGATTCTGGTGTTCGATGGGGACACCTACAAGGGTGTTCTGACTCAGGACCTGATAATACGCTCCCACCTGAAGTGGGACCCGACCCGGGCCAAGGTTAAGGACGCTTACAAGCCGGCCCCCGTAATCGAGCCCGATGAAGATCTCAGCAGGGCCGCCAAGCTCATGATAGAAACCGACCTGCGTTCCCTTCCCGTGGGAAGGGACAGGACTAAAATCATGGGCGTCATAAGTGATCTGGAGCTGCTCAAAAGGATGACCATGGGGGAGTTCGGTAAGAGAAAGGTGGAGGAGTTCATGACCAAGGACGTCGTAACCCTCGGACCTGACGATACCGTTGCGAAGGCCTTCGCAACCATGCGCGACCACGCCATATCGAGGATACCCGTGGTAAACGAGAGGGGCAGACTCGAGGGGCTCGTTACCCTCCACGACCTCATCGTACGCTTCATAAAACCACGCTTCAGGGCCCAGTACGGTGAGGTCGCCGGCGAGAAGGTACCCCCCTTCAGCATGAAACTGAGGGAGGTCATGATAAGGGGCGTCATAACGACCTTTCCCGATTCAACGCTCAGGGAAGCCGTTGCCACCATGATAGATAACGACATCGACGGCCTGATAGTGGTTGATAAGGAGGACAGGGTTAAGGGCGTTCTCACGGTAAAGGACGTGCTGCTTCCGATCTCGAGGATGGTCGAGAAGGAAGCCCGCTTCTACCTCCAGCTGGGCGGTGACGCTTCAGTGCTCAGCGACTTCACGAGGGAAAGGATAGTAGAAGATGTAAGGGATTTCGTTGACGGTTACGAGGATCTGCTCGGGCAGGAGGGCATAATATACCTCTACATCAGGCGCTTCAACGAACGCTTCAGGGGCGTTCACCTCTATCAGGCAAGGATGCGCGTCGCGACGGACAGAGGGGTTTTCGTGGCCACGGGAGAAAGCTGGGGTGCAATACAGGCCGTCCACGACGCCCTCAGGGCCATAGAGAGGCAGATACTGCAGAAGGCGAAGCTCGAGAAGGACCCCCATTACTACAGGCGCTTCCTCCAGAAAATGGGACTGGGTTGA
- a CDS encoding ATP-binding cassette domain-containing protein, with protein MKVIRVENLSFRYRRARRYSLREVSFEVKRGELLGIIGPSGSGKSTLCLTLNGIIPGSIKGEFSGDVVVRDPATGEEYNTREVPVSKLSTLVGLVLQNPESQLFNMTVEEEVAFGLENLGLERDEILRRIQWALEVTGLRGLEKEFPPGLSGGEKQRLAIASILAMKPEVLVLDEPTSQLDPVGRREVLGVVSLLKKEHGITVILVDHNTDYILRHADRVLVMKEGRVILEGTPRELAEEVETLKELGVKLPPSLEISHELRKRGIVKTPALTEEELLSLIGSP; from the coding sequence ATGAAGGTCATAAGGGTGGAGAACCTCAGCTTCAGGTACCGGCGGGCCAGGAGGTATTCCCTTAGGGAAGTAAGCTTCGAGGTGAAGCGGGGGGAGCTGCTGGGGATAATAGGGCCGAGCGGAAGCGGTAAATCAACGCTCTGCCTCACCCTGAACGGCATAATTCCCGGCTCGATAAAGGGAGAATTTTCGGGTGATGTCGTGGTAAGGGACCCCGCAACCGGGGAAGAATACAACACCCGAGAAGTTCCGGTCTCGAAGCTCTCCACTCTGGTCGGTCTCGTCCTCCAGAACCCGGAGAGCCAGCTTTTCAACATGACCGTCGAGGAGGAGGTGGCCTTCGGGCTTGAGAACCTCGGACTGGAGAGGGACGAGATACTCAGGCGCATCCAGTGGGCTCTGGAAGTAACCGGCTTGAGAGGACTCGAGAAGGAGTTCCCGCCCGGTCTAAGCGGTGGCGAGAAGCAGAGGCTGGCCATAGCGTCAATCCTCGCCATGAAGCCGGAGGTTCTCGTTCTTGATGAGCCCACGAGCCAGCTCGATCCCGTTGGGAGGAGGGAAGTTCTGGGGGTGGTATCCCTCCTGAAAAAGGAACACGGGATTACGGTGATCCTTGTGGACCACAACACCGATTACATACTCCGCCACGCCGACAGGGTCCTTGTTATGAAGGAGGGAAGGGTGATCCTCGAAGGAACCCCCCGAGAACTCGCGGAGGAAGTCGAAACCCTGAAGGAACTGGGCGTGAAGCTGCCCCCGAGCCTCGAGATCTCCCACGAGCTCAGAAAACGTGGAATCGTCAAAACCCCGGCCCTTACTGAGGAGGAGCTTCTTTCCCTGATAGGATCCCCCTGA
- a CDS encoding 30S ribosomal protein S8e — translation MTVWQGRSLRKPSGGRIILARKKRKRELGREPALTRVGEGREKKKIIRTHGGNEKVRLIEAVYANVFENGKGRKVRIIGVVENPANRQYVRRDVITRGAVIETEAGRALVTSRPGQDGVVNAVLIKEEKNA, via the coding sequence ATGACCGTATGGCAAGGAAGATCACTCAGAAAACCCTCAGGTGGAAGGATTATCCTCGCCCGAAAGAAGAGGAAGAGGGAGCTCGGAAGGGAGCCAGCCCTCACGAGGGTCGGTGAAGGAAGGGAAAAGAAGAAGATCATCAGAACCCACGGCGGGAACGAGAAGGTCAGGCTCATCGAAGCCGTGTACGCCAACGTCTTCGAGAACGGAAAGGGCAGGAAGGTCAGGATAATCGGTGTGGTTGAGAACCCGGCCAACAGGCAGTACGTCAGAAGGGACGTCATAACGCGGGGCGCTGTGATTGAGACCGAGGCAGGCAGGGCGCTGGTTACCTCAAGGCCCGGTCAGGATGGCGTCGTTAACGCCGTTCTCATCAAGGAAGAGAAGAACGCCTGA